A window of Oncorhynchus kisutch isolate 150728-3 linkage group LG23, Okis_V2, whole genome shotgun sequence genomic DNA:
AAAGTACGTCGCCATTGAAACTACTACcgctacaatcgacctgttcactacgttcctgcacccaacccacaAAAAGTGTCAGATCACAAGGGTAACAAAGGGTTAAAGGACAATCAAAACGTAGACCAGTGTTCTCGAGAAGTTCCATTACGTGAAGCTAGAAAATTTGAGAAAAAGGTAAAAGATAAGTCACAAGGACTAGACGGGGAATTGCCGGACACCAGGTCCGCAGGAATTAACACCCTTAGCAAGGACGTTAAAATTCGAATTTCTTCTGCTCTCACCCAAGACCCTATCCCGGGCCCGCTTGATCAAGAAATATGGCCACAGGATTTGTCTATAGACTCTGATACAAAGTTTGCGAAGAAAAATGTCAAAAGCTTCGTTAAAGCCAAACCTAAAAAGTCAATCGGCGTTCACCTTTAACAAAAATTGCACATCATGTTATTGCGAACGACCACTCCACTTTATGGGGAATATGTCCACTAAACGTTTGATGATCTCAAAAGGGCTTTGAAGCCAACTAAACGTTGGTTAAAAGTGGAACGATGAGACACTACATTTCAAGGTTTCACTCAGACTACCTCATCCCCTCACATTGagagtcatgctgaaactacacttccaGGACGTATCACTCAttcaccctgtgtatgttaccagcctcgaaTCTGAACCCCTGCTACTCggagcagacttgatggatcggTTACTCCCACTGATAGATTGGAAAACCAACCATTTATGGTCACAGGTCACAGTGCCTTCtccactgaccacactgtcttCCCCTAACGCTACCTGCAACGCAGTTATCCACGAGGGGTTTCTGTCGAAAGCACCCCTTGGGAAAAAGCCGCTTCAAAACCTCTTGGTGCAGAATCCGATTCAAGGAGATACTATGATATCTCGACACATTCCATCAGCAAACCTGATGGACCATTCTGTTCATTATTGCAAGACAGTTGTCTCTGCGGATGAAAAAATGTCCTTTTCCTTGCAGTCGTACAATACTGTAGTTGAGATGAACCTCTCTTGCCCTTCGGACACTTCCGCAAGCACTGCGGCCGTCTCAGCAAGAAAAGCATAGATGTGCAGTGTACTCTGCTTCCGATGATACATCTTCCACTTTGTGAGGGACTGTCACCCCTTACAACGACACTAATGGCGTCAGTCCAGCAACTGACCCGATGACTCCCACTGGTGAGACACTTTGCGATATCACAGACAGATATCCACGTCTCAGTTCGCAGGTACTGAAGAGGTTGCCACAATCGGACGTGGTGGTGACTGTGGCTTTGACAGCCATAGAGCgttttgaagcacaaacaccaggagatttggttgaaaggttacagccaTTCTCATAACAACGCGGCCGCTGACATAGGGTCCAACCTTTTAGTTTGTGCCTCGGATACCAACACCACCCACTGGTGGGGGGGTCCCGAGACACAAAAGGGGGGAATAGTAGCCCAGACCCATGGTGAGCCTCATCGAGGCCGGTGGGGGAGGGGGTTTGAAACTACGCGCAACACCAAACGAGGTCGCCAGAGAATAAAACAAGTCTAGTTGTAACCTCCCCTACGAGAACAGTGACGAGCAGGCAGGCCCCTAAAAGGGGGTTATCTTAGAACATATCTAAGATATTactgaggtgtaccacactggtTGTAAAATAAGTCCAGTGGACTTCCACCTCAAACAAATGTCAAAAATAGTCATGCCTTGCCATGTGTAGGTTCAACTACAATACAACTAGTAAAATGCTCTAATCATGTGTTACGGTAGGATAATATTTCTGAATAAATTACTAGGATAACTGGTAGccttgagtaccagtaccaatGCCAGCCACAGTCAGTCCAGCAACAATCAGTAAGATGATTAAAGACCTCACAAGTCAAATTGCTAATGATAATAGCGACAGAGGAGTTAGTAGTAGGGATTCTCCAGAACACTCTTCTGATGGTGAACGCACATGCCACTAATAAATAGAACCCTCCATTCAGGAGGAAAGATATTAGAAGTCATGAACCATGGTCACACAGCATACGACTGGTCCAGTGCTTCTAGAGTACTTCCGTCGTGAGGTTATCTCCTCTGTGGACAACATATGAAGTAGACTTCTTCATACATATCACCACTACAATAGTGGAAGACACAGTGACTTGTAGTAAAACCACTACAGACTCCCTTGATACCAATTCTGACTGACCCCCAGGCATTGAACTGAAAATTGCCTGACTAtgtcagactcattctgaacaagTTGTAGTCTACCAGAATACTTGGTTTTCTTCCCTTGACATGTGCGCTTGTGTAAgcataaacacacatgtacagtacaaCGGAACATCCAATCAGGATTTATGCTAGGATCACTTAATAAGGGTCCGAGCAAAACGCTAGCCTGGGTGAAATTGAAAACGTACCTTTAAAATTAGAAAATCGTCTTCCCTGTAAAGTTTAACTAAGTCAGTAGCCACGCCCAAGTGAATAGACATTGGTTGGAAATGATGAACCAACCCCTTTTCTACATTTCTATAAAAGCCCCCGTGACCAAAAGTCTCTGTTGAAAAGGGCTAATTTCAACTACGCAGGCCAGGACACGTGAGAGCTTGCTACAGGTATGAACTCTGAACTATTGATGACCTAAATAGGTGCATACTAAACTAGCATATAACAGACTGCAGCTGAACATATGCGCAAATCTAGTATGAGTTACACTGACCGACGAGGACAACTCTCCGGAGTGAGATGAACCTCTCAGACCACGTGAACCTCTCACACGACGACCCGGGTGATTCCACAAAGAACATGGCGACATAGACTGGGCAAACCAGAGTCTCACATCACCAACTCAACTATCGAAGCCAGTGTCACGTAAATACAATGCATTACTTTTCCGAATGAATGATCGTTAGTGGCATATGTATAGCTTCCCAGGTCCGATAGAGACCCATGTTCCTTAGCCTTCCTTCCAaaccccccttctcttctctctgaatTGACCTTGTTATGACTACACTGTTTTGTCTTGTTTATAGTCCACTAGGGATGGTGTTTTACTGTATAATGTGATTATGTATTGTATATTCTGTAATTGTTAATTAGTTAGTAAGTAAATAATTGagccaattggtgtatggataatttatagtaaaggctgggttcgtgcagatagcCAAGAATtttacgacatttggaatgagactgacgtgaggtaaagaataattcattaatagaagactaattgaacagatattaaaatatctgatgAGTTTTATTcagaaaattataactttgtaatctgaacaTTTTCtgtggtgccccaacttcctagttattTAAatgtacatgattagtttaatcacgtaataataattacagagaattgatttgataaaataacagtcttcacattgAATGACAATCCAGAAACACGACACCACACACCCACATGTAttcccacacatacatacacacacacatagcctatTGTAAGGGATGCATGGTTTTCTgtataaaataatacattttatataatataatatgcatTTCTCTaagtttcaccatcattgtaaagccctactTATTTTGTGGCTTTGGCAAAGTCATTTCTGAAAATGATTATTTATTTCATTAGAGATTCATTTACATCAACCCTTTAGATCAatcctgttacgtgaactgagccctcattttaatatggtgaaactattcctttttaaatacttttttcagaAGAAGCATTGAATATCTACACTCTaacaaaaaaagggttccaaaatggttctccggctgtccccataggagaaccctttttcgttccaggcagaacccttttttagtttcaggtagaacccttttgggtacacaataccccataatgacaaggtgaaaacatgttttctgacatttttacaaattcaatgaaaatgaaatatctaatttacataattattcacactCCTGACTCAATATATGTTAGAATCatgtttggcagtgattacagctgtgagtctttctgggtaagtttttaaggtgcccttctttgcgatgcattggaaaacctccctgatctttgtggttgaatctgtgtttgaaattcacagctTGACTGAGAGAAATTACGAATAATTGGGTAACACTTGACACCCAATGGTCCTAACCATgacataatatgtcataacagctgacaaaacgtgtcataacctgttataacccacaaaacctatcacacaaggcaaaacattccattacaccatagcctacgTGTCAACAGTACACTTATgttattcatatattttttaaatataccatattaaattatcattgtaattgtgcacacactgatgtcagacatgcaccttcCCCAATGCTCTGTCTgttgatgactgggatgaatgcagaaGCAGATTTCAGGAACAGGACAATTCACCCTCTATTTATAAGTGCCAGTACATGATAGGCCTttctggcttatatgattataTGGTCATAATTATTATCATTTTTTCATGCATGATTGTATGTGTCCCATCATATTCATTGGCCCTCATCACAATATTACAAATATTCAATCACACTGTTGCTTGTATCGGATGAAAATCCACTCCAACTTGCTGAGGATGACAGAATTAGGGTATGAGCAATTCTAACCTAATTAATAGGCTTCATGGCTTCATAAGGACATGTTTAAGAGGCTAGAACCATGAGCTGATCCTTGCAATCATAGTCTAGTAATAAATAGTTAAGTCAGTTTAAAGCAGAGGTATCCGTGTGTGTATCTAAAAGAATACAATGTGTGTAATTCATTTTTGCCAATAAGCCATATCAACAGTCAATAAGTATCGCTCTGAAATATGAGGACTGCAGTCATGTATCAATTTAAAATGaatctgtcacgacttctaccgaaggtaattcctctccctgttcgggcggcgctcggcgctcggcgtcgccggtctactagccgctaccgatccctttttctttttctggttgttttgtctgtgttccttttcacacctggttttcaattgctttgatttctgtgggtatatagggcacctgttacctgccgtaattcgtgcaggattagatttgtgtgtattgcgctcgattgtatttgatgtttgttgttttttcgctattactcacgtgtatgtaaagtgtcggaactgtgtttgttcctcggTGTGTTTGCACgagtattcgagagcgtagttttgggatctttttctgtgccgtttgtattggtggactatattattaaacacgcttctcagacatccctgctctcctgcgcctgactcctacacctctcaccaagacgcatgttatcacagaATCAACATGTATTACAATAAATCCAATAAAATGCAATTATCTAAAAGAAGAAACCGTATAAGTAATCTAGGTAAAAGGTCAAAAAGTCTAAGATAACAACAATACTGCATGTATAGCCATACGCAGGTATAGCTAGGAGCTTGGAAAATACAATAATTACATTTGAACTTTGAATAAAAACATTCTCCTTTAAACAATCTCGGACGAAACTCAAATTACAATATCCTCAACATTTAATTAGCATCACTCTGGTGGCCGAAACAAAAGAAGGAAAACATCGCAACTCTCTTCTAACCAAATCACCTTGCAATATTATGGGAACAACCAGCCATCAGACCGGCGACCAGATTAGGACAACGTCTCTGAAAAGGAAAAACCATAAAACATGCAATAGGCCTACAGAGTCATATCAACATGTTCAGCTCTTTATATTAACTTTAGAAAGAAATCAGACATAAAAATACATTGAGAACGTCAAATTTCACACCTCAAGGGCACTAGGAACTTTATACAGTAGTCTTAGGTCACCCATATCCTTAACTTTTACTTTGTAAGAGTCATACGTTTCTCTAATGTCTGTAGGTTCACCGCCCAGTGAAGTATGTGCTGTGTAGGGATGTGTGAGTGCCTATCTGATCTTTCCTAATGGTTCTCTTCAGGTGGTGCCAGAACCATCGCTGGGCAGCTGGACTAGCATCCGCGGGCCACTCCAGAACACTGCGCCTGCAGAGCCGCCTGCGCAGGTGGAGGATGCGTGAGTGTTGCAAGACCTGGGGCTGCAGTAGCAGCAGCACCATGGAgtccaccccctcctccaccagCCTCTGCTGCACCAGCAGGGCAGCCATTTTGACTACACCACGCAACAGGAAGCCGTCCGTCAGCACAAACACTGTCTTCCTGCTCTGCCGCACGCTATTGGACAGGTTGTCCATGACAGGCATACCCAGTGTCCAATCACGCTCCTCCAGGCAGAGGGATCGTGCCCTCTCTCCACGCTCCTCTAGCTCGACCCTTAGATGGTTTAATACCCAATCAGAAGCCAGCGGGTCTGCGGTGTCATACATGACAAAGGCGTCGTAGATAAAGTCTGTGGGCACTAAGCGACGGTGATGCTTCATCTTGGCCCCACAGTAGTCAAGAATATAGGAGAGATCCCAGTAGAACAGGTGTGCTGTGAGAGATACCAACAGAGTGAGAATGATGAGAAATGACGTGATGATGCAGAAGGTCATTGCGTTTTCATCGTTCACACACTCCTCTATGTCATAGCTCAACACAGACTTGCCCCACCTCTCCACGGGCATGTCGCATGTCACCTCAGTGGCCAGCAGAGGGAGCTCCACCTCATTGCTCCTCATCCACAGATGGAAGTCCAACAGGTCACAGGTGCAGTGCAGCGGGTTTCCCTGTAGGGACAGCTGCTGGAGGTAGTTCTCTGCTCCAGACTCAAACGTGGTCTGGTTGATGAGCTCCAACAGGTTGAAGCTGAGGTCCAGCACATACAGGCTCCTGGCGCCCCTGAGGAAACCAGGCGCTAGCTGAGAAATCCTGTTATGTCTCAGGTCCAGAAACTTTAGTGAACTGGTTAAAGCACAGGCCACCTGCTCCAGTTTGTTCTTACTCAAGTCCAGCTCCTCCAGATGCGGTAGTTGTGTGAGCCTCTCCCAGTCAAAGACCTTCAGTCGGTTTTTACTCAGAGACAGGCGTCTCAGGGTCTTGGGGAGGTGTTTGTAGACCTCAGGCGGTACACGGTGGAGCTTGTTGTATGACAGATCCAGGGAAGTCAGGTTTTGGAGCGCTCTGAAAAGTTCATAGTTCTGGCATATTTTCCACATGATGTCTAGGCGGTTGCCTTGGAAGTCCAACTCCTGTAGGGAGCTGCTTGAGATGTTGTTATGAGTGAGGGTGCTGATCTCGTTCCAGCTCAGGTTCAAAACCTTCAGAGAGCTCAGGTTTTCCATGAATGCTAAGCTGTGGTTTAGCCCTGCCACCACAAAGTAATGATTATTATGACTCAGGTCCAACACCTCCAGTTCTGTTAGCTCACTGAATGCATGCTCATAGTGCAGGTAGATCTTATTCCGGGATAGATCCAAGTACTTAAGTTTGGGGAAATGTACAAACTCACTACCGTTGAACATGTCTCCAATGGAGTTAGATGACAGGTTGAGACAAGCTGTGTTGTCCAGGCCTTGCAGCATATCAGGGTTTATGTGAAAGATGTTGTTTCTGCTAAGGTCAAGCACTGGACCGTACGCAATACACTTTGGCTTAATGTTAGGCAGATGTTGACGATAGAGTCGATCCTTGTGTACGTAAGGCCCAAACCTGTCTCTATTCAGCTCATAGCCATAGCTACACCCACACGTTGACAAAACACCTTCTTTCTTAGACAGGAAAGCAAATTTGTTCTCAGAGAGGCCAAGACTGGACAAGTTGTGGAACATGCCAAACAATGAGAGGTTTGTCTGATAGATAAAGTTAGTTCCCAGATTGAGCACAGACAGGTGAGATAAATTGTAAAGTGGGTTCAAGTCATTTTCGTGAAGAGTTGAAAAAACATAGTTTTCTAGGTGTAATGTCTTCAGAGATGTCAGGTTGGAAAAGTTCCTAGAGAGCTTCAAGTTGTGGGAATATGAAGATTGTCCAGGGTGATTGTAAGACAAGTCCATCACCTCTACGCCGGGTAACACAGAGAGGAAGTCCCCATTGGCTATCTCACCAGCTAGACGGTTGAATGAAAGGTACAGGTAGCGCAAGTTGGTGAGGTTCTCAAAccaggaggactgtaggtgatctAGAGAGTTTCCGGATAGTCTCAGCTCCTGCAGCTTGGATAGCTTCCTGAAGGCATATGGGTGTATCTGTAGTGCCCCATTGGGTGTATTACAGGGCGAGCAGAAAAACAGGGTGTTAGAACACACAGGGCAGTTACCTGACAGGCCCAGAAGCCTCAGGCTAGTGAGGCCACTAAGATCATGCTGGTGAATGTGGGTGATAGTGTTCTGTTTGAGTTTGAGCTGCTGGAGGGATTGGGGGAGGAACTGGGGGACACCTATCAATCTGTTGTTTGACAGCGATAAACTAGCAAGGTTGGTGAGGTGGGAGAAAGTTCTGTTTTCGATGACTAGTCCATTACAGACACTCTCGTAGTCGCAATTTCCAATTAAGTGGATTGTTTCTAAGAGTCTGACATGCATGAAGTCGTTTGGCCTGATGGTTTTGATGCAGTTGAACTTCAGGCTCAAAAACCGCAGCTTGGACGGAAGGGCACTTGGCACTGCAGAAAGACCATTACTATCGAGGAGCAGTTCCTTGAGCTGATCCAGCATGGAGAATGTTTGGTTCTCTATTGTCAGAGGATGTTTCTGGGGGTGGAAGTTATTGCTAAGGTCTAGTCGAGTCAGGTTTCGGAGGTTCCTGAACGAGGTGCCGGAGAGTTTCTTGATCCTGTTGGAGGAAAGGTCGAGCCGTGTGGCATTCCGGCTGATATCCTGAGGTATCTGGAGTAGCTTCCTGTCCGAGCAGTCAAAGGACTCTGATTGGTTGAGAGAGATGACATCGCAGGGTAGTTTCCTCTGAGCCCAGGTCCTcccagagcaggagagggagagacacagcaACACCAGGATGAACAGCAGTCTCTGAAAGGCAGGGGAAAGAGGAAACCTGTGGGAGGAGGATATTATATGAATTTTGATTGAAAATACCTGATTCCAAAAGTAGTCTCAGTTCTCTGCAAGAGGGGAGTGAGAGGTAAGACAAAATTATATATAAGATGACAATGGCACAGATAGTATTGCTATATTCGTTGAGTGCTTCAGCTTAGGTTATCAACTTTTTAAAATTTGGATTGTGAGTAGgctacagtggaggctgctgaggggaggacagctcataataatggctggaattgaaTATAATGGCTAGAATttagtgaatggaatggtatcaaacccaTTAAAACCCCGTGTTGATGCCaatccatttactccattccagacgTTATTATGAGTCGTTatctcctcagcagcctccgctACCTGATGTCTCTCTCTGCGGCTTACTGAGAGGGGGGAGATTAACAATGGGACATTTGTATAATTAATTGTATAGtgctttgtttatttatttatttttatttcacctttatttaaccaggtaggcaagttgagaacaagttctcatttacaattgcgacctggccaagataaagcaaagcagttcgacagatacaacgacacagagttacacatggagtaaaacaaacatacagtcaataatacagtataaacaagtctatatacaatgtgagcaaatgaggtgagaagggaggtaaaggcaaaaaaggccatggtggcaaagtaaatacaatatagcaagtaaaacactggaatggtagttttgcaatggaagaatgtgcaaagtagaaataaaaataatggggtgcaaaggagcaaaataaattaattaattaaatacagttgggaaagaagtagttgtttgggctaaattataggtgggctatgtacaggtgcagtaatctgtgagctgctctgacagttggtgcttaaagctagtgagggagataagtgtttccagtttcagagatttttgtagttcgttccagtcattggcagcagagaactggaaggagaggcggccaaagaaagaattggttttgggggtgactagagagatatacctgctggagcgtgtgctacaggtgggagatgctatggtgaccagcgagctgagataaggggggactttacctagcagggtcttgtagatgacatggagccagtgggtttggcgacgagtatgaagcgagggccagccaacgagagcgtacaggtcgcaatggtgggtagtatatggggctttggtgacaaaacggattgcactgtgatagactgcatccaatttgctgagtagggtattggaggctattttgtaaatgacatcgccaaag
This region includes:
- the tlr8b gene encoding toll-like receptor 8b, which codes for MKEHWFPLSPAFQRLLFILVLLCLSLSCSGRTWAQRKLPCDVISLNQSESFDCSDRKLLQIPQDISRNATRLDLSSNRIKKLSGTSFRNLRNLTRLDLSNNFHPQKHPLTIENQTFSMLDQLKELLLDSNGLSAVPSALPSKLRFLSLKFNCIKTIRPNDFMHVRLLETIHLIGNCDYESVCNGLVIENRTFSHLTNLASLSLSNNRLIGVPQFLPQSLQQLKLKQNTITHIHQHDLSGLTSLRLLGLSGNCPVCSNTLFFCSPCNTPNGALQIHPYAFRKLSKLQELRLSGNSLDHLQSSWFENLTNLRYLYLSFNRLAGEIANGDFLSVLPGVEVMDLSYNHPGQSSYSHNLKLSRNFSNLTSLKTLHLENYVFSTLHENDLNPLYNLSHLSVLNLGTNFIYQTNLSLFGMFHNLSSLGLSENKFAFLSKKEGVLSTCGCSYGYELNRDRFGPYVHKDRLYRQHLPNIKPKCIAYGPVLDLSRNNIFHINPDMLQGLDNTACLNLSSNSIGDMFNGSEFVHFPKLKYLDLSRNKIYLHYEHAFSELTELEVLDLSHNNHYFVVAGLNHSLAFMENLSSLKVLNLSWNEISTLTHNNISSSSLQELDFQGNRLDIMWKICQNYELFRALQNLTSLDLSYNKLHRVPPEVYKHLPKTLRRLSLSKNRLKVFDWERLTQLPHLEELDLSKNKLEQVACALTSSLKFLDLRHNRISQLAPGFLRGARSLYVLDLSFNLLELINQTTFESGAENYLQQLSLQGNPLHCTCDLLDFHLWMRSNEVELPLLATEVTCDMPVERWGKSVLSYDIEECVNDENAMTFCIITSFLIILTLLVSLTAHLFYWDLSYILDYCGAKMKHHRRLVPTDFIYDAFVMYDTADPLASDWVLNHLRVELEERGERARSLCLEERDWTLGMPVMDNLSNSVRQSRKTVFVLTDGFLLRGVVKMAALLVQQRLVEEGVDSMVLLLLQPQVLQHSRILHLRRRLCRRSVLEWPADASPAAQRWFWHHLKRTIRKDQIGTHTSLHSTYFTGR